The Sphingosinicella humi genome has a window encoding:
- a CDS encoding DUF4136 domain-containing protein: MKALFSRACALALVASLAGCASNPASRGVEVTRFHLGQDPIARGQIAVEPISPAGAGSLEFRTLAAPVAQQLARLGWNVVGTVGQSEQVATVHVERGARGNLGRDRSAVNVGVGGHTGGWGSGVGVGVGVGLGSLLGGGGCEDVVATLMEVRIKRRSDGTVFWEGRGITEACAGSAEAQPDYAAQKLSEALFRDFPGESGRTIRVE; encoded by the coding sequence ATGAAAGCCCTTTTCTCCCGCGCCTGCGCTCTCGCGCTCGTCGCCTCGCTCGCGGGCTGTGCCTCCAATCCCGCCTCGCGGGGCGTCGAAGTCACCCGCTTCCACCTCGGTCAGGATCCCATCGCCCGCGGCCAGATCGCCGTTGAGCCGATCAGTCCGGCCGGCGCGGGCAGCCTCGAATTCCGCACCCTCGCCGCTCCCGTCGCGCAGCAGCTGGCGCGCCTCGGCTGGAACGTGGTGGGGACGGTCGGCCAGTCCGAGCAGGTCGCGACCGTGCATGTCGAGCGCGGCGCCCGCGGCAACCTCGGACGGGACCGCTCGGCCGTCAATGTCGGCGTCGGCGGCCACACCGGCGGCTGGGGGAGCGGCGTTGGCGTGGGCGTGGGAGTCGGTCTCGGCAGTCTCTTGGGCGGCGGCGGGTGCGAGGATGTCGTCGCCACCTTGATGGAGGTGCGGATCAAGCGCCGCTCCGACGGCACCGTCTTCTGGGAAGGCCGCGGCATTACCGAAGCCTGCGCCGGCAGCGCCGAAGCCCAGCCAGACTATGCCGCGCAAAAGCTGTCCGAGGCGCTGTTTCGGGACTTCCCCGGGGAGTCGGGCCGCACTATCAGGGTTGAATGA
- a CDS encoding M14 family metallopeptidase, producing MTYSISSAFDGGNIRLVAIEGDRIDLEIVKDHQSDFYQWFYFRLTGAGGKAVELRLLNCADSAYPHGWDGYRARLSYDREYWEQAETSYEKGILTIKVTPASDSVWFAYFAPYTMERHHDLVASVAAYPDVEYKSLGQTLDGQEIDYFRVGEGPLSVWLYARQHPGETMAEWWMEGALEKLLDDADPVSRRLVRKATFHIVPNMNPDGSKRGHLRTNAAGINLNREWHEPSAEKSPEVLHVLAEMDKTGVDFAMDIHGDEAIAANFLAGFEGIPSFKQAQQDLFNGFSDELVKLSPDFQTEKGYEIPGPGQANLSMSTAQLAERFGAVSMTLEMPFKDNDDLPDPDHGWSPERSRLLARSCLDALHAMIDELPKRR from the coding sequence ATGACCTATAGCATTTCGAGCGCCTTCGATGGCGGCAACATCCGTTTGGTCGCCATCGAAGGCGATCGTATCGACCTTGAGATCGTCAAGGATCATCAGTCCGATTTCTACCAGTGGTTCTATTTCCGGCTGACCGGCGCCGGCGGCAAGGCCGTCGAGCTGCGGCTCCTGAACTGCGCCGATTCCGCCTATCCGCACGGCTGGGACGGGTACCGCGCTCGCCTCTCCTACGATCGCGAATATTGGGAGCAGGCGGAGACGAGCTACGAGAAGGGCATCCTCACCATCAAGGTGACGCCGGCGTCCGACAGCGTCTGGTTCGCCTATTTCGCGCCCTATACGATGGAGCGGCATCACGATCTCGTCGCCTCCGTCGCCGCCTATCCGGACGTCGAATATAAGTCGCTCGGCCAGACGCTGGACGGGCAGGAGATCGACTATTTCCGCGTCGGCGAGGGGCCGCTCTCGGTCTGGCTCTACGCCCGGCAGCATCCCGGCGAGACGATGGCCGAATGGTGGATGGAAGGCGCGCTCGAGAAGCTGCTCGACGACGCCGACCCGGTATCCCGGCGCCTGGTCCGGAAGGCGACCTTCCATATCGTCCCCAACATGAATCCGGATGGTTCCAAGCGCGGGCATCTCCGCACCAACGCGGCCGGGATCAACCTCAATCGCGAGTGGCACGAACCTTCGGCGGAGAAGAGCCCCGAAGTGCTCCACGTGCTCGCAGAAATGGACAAGACCGGCGTCGATTTCGCGATGGACATCCATGGCGACGAGGCGATCGCCGCCAACTTCCTCGCCGGCTTCGAGGGCATCCCGTCCTTCAAGCAGGCGCAGCAGGATCTGTTCAACGGCTTCTCCGACGAGCTGGTGAAGCTCTCGCCCGACTTCCAGACAGAGAAGGGCTATGAGATACCGGGTCCGGGGCAGGCGAACCTTTCCATGTCCACCGCCCAGCTCGCCGAGCGCTTCGGCGCGGTGTCGATGACGCTGGAAATGCCTTTCAAGGACAATGACGATCTGCCCGATCCGGACCATGGCTGGTCGCCGGAGCGCAGCCGCCTCCTCGCCCGCTCCTGCCTCGACGCGCTCCACGCGATGATCGACGAACTTCCGAAGCGGCGCTGA
- the gpmA gene encoding 2,3-diphosphoglycerate-dependent phosphoglycerate mutase: MPKLVLIRHGQSAWNLENRFTGWWDVDLTELGAREAKEAGELMAAKGLDFDLCFTSVQTRAIKTLHLGLEAMGRLWLPVEKHWRLNERHYGGLTGLNKQEMREKVGEEQVHIWRRSFDIAPPAMEPDSPFDLANDRRYAGIDVPQTESLKDTIARVLPYWEERIAPALKAGERVLISAHGNSLRALVKHLSNISDDEITGLEIPTGQPIVYELDEGLNAKERYYLKDR; this comes from the coding sequence ATGCCGAAGCTGGTACTGATCCGCCACGGCCAGTCGGCGTGGAACCTGGAAAATCGCTTCACCGGCTGGTGGGACGTGGACCTTACAGAGCTGGGCGCCCGCGAGGCGAAGGAAGCCGGCGAGCTGATGGCGGCCAAGGGTCTCGACTTCGACCTTTGCTTCACCTCGGTGCAGACCCGCGCGATCAAGACGCTTCATCTCGGGCTCGAGGCGATGGGTCGGCTGTGGCTGCCGGTCGAGAAGCACTGGCGCCTCAACGAGCGTCACTATGGTGGCCTCACCGGCCTCAACAAGCAGGAGATGCGGGAGAAGGTCGGCGAGGAACAGGTCCATATCTGGCGCCGCTCCTTCGACATCGCGCCGCCCGCGATGGAGCCGGACAGCCCCTTCGACCTTGCCAATGACCGCCGCTATGCCGGCATCGACGTGCCCCAGACCGAGAGCCTCAAGGATACGATCGCGCGCGTTCTGCCTTATTGGGAGGAACGGATCGCGCCGGCGCTGAAGGCGGGCGAGCGCGTGCTGATATCGGCGCATGGCAATTCGCTCCGCGCGCTCGTGAAGCATCTGTCGAACATTTCGGACGACGAGATTACGGGCCTCGAAATCCCGACTGGCCAGCCGATCGTCTACGAGCTGGACGAAGGGCTGAACGCGAAGGAGCGCTATTATCTGAAGGACCGCTAG
- a CDS encoding GGDEF domain-containing protein → MAETDRTATERPSQLADENALLRASLAQMRERVDELEQAADLDTLTPLPNRRGFLRELERAVGQAERHGTPAALLHIELSNLAAINGGHGQVAGDAALIHMAKLLGGLIRSTDALARIDGDAFGLILDHLDHNSAIETADRLFRCIAGSPLDLGSATVALHATIGIATILPGDTVDDVVRRAEHTLRAAREEA, encoded by the coding sequence GTGGCGGAAACGGACCGGACGGCGACTGAACGGCCTTCGCAGCTTGCCGACGAGAATGCGCTCCTGCGCGCCTCGCTTGCGCAAATGCGCGAGCGCGTCGACGAGCTCGAGCAGGCCGCCGATCTCGACACGTTGACGCCGCTTCCCAACCGCCGCGGCTTCCTCCGCGAGCTGGAAAGGGCGGTCGGACAGGCGGAGCGTCACGGAACGCCGGCCGCCCTGCTCCACATTGAGCTCAGCAATTTGGCGGCAATCAACGGCGGCCACGGCCAGGTCGCCGGCGACGCCGCTCTCATTCATATGGCGAAGCTGCTCGGCGGCCTCATCCGTTCGACCGATGCGCTCGCCCGGATCGATGGCGACGCCTTCGGCCTGATCCTCGACCATCTAGACCATAATAGCGCGATCGAAACGGCCGACCGGCTGTTCCGCTGCATCGCCGGCAGCCCGCTCGACCTCGGCAGCGCCACGGTCGCGCTGCATGCGACGATCGGCATCGCGACCATCCTTCCCGGCGACACGGTGGACGACGTGGTTCGCCGCGCCGAGCATACGCTCCGCGCCGCCAGGGAAGAGGCGTAG
- a CDS encoding PRC-barrel domain-containing protein, whose amino-acid sequence MDINRHLEHDHRQIHSLGEDIIRSGDAGGVGGRDNQFDLFDLQLRRHLAVIEDVLFTPLKKEGEAKTAVGDIKSLHKELRKSLSALDRRDKNTHEWTAEFRNALERFDVVAKRHRAIAAQCEARIGVAELGEQYEQAKLRRLEGGHWSWNKVGMGVASAAAVAGAAYAANRWYQSGRRRHGKAEDDFELRLETDENLRLISSRKVEGTPVVGRDGERLGTIQSFMVDKYTGRVAYAIMSFGGTMGFGQSLFPLPWPLLDYDEANDGYGLDISKDELAAAPRFEPNEEPEFTPEYRRRILVFYRPSDLTASTRTTERSSTRTGRTETASPETAQAREPAIEGA is encoded by the coding sequence ATGGACATCAATCGCCATCTTGAACACGACCACAGGCAGATACATTCGCTGGGCGAGGACATCATCCGCAGCGGCGACGCAGGGGGCGTCGGCGGCCGCGACAATCAGTTCGACCTGTTCGACCTGCAGCTGCGCCGGCATCTCGCCGTCATCGAGGACGTTCTGTTCACGCCCCTCAAGAAGGAAGGCGAGGCGAAGACGGCGGTCGGAGACATAAAGAGTCTCCACAAGGAGCTTCGCAAGTCCCTCTCCGCTCTCGACCGCCGCGACAAGAACACCCACGAATGGACGGCCGAGTTTCGCAATGCCCTCGAGCGCTTCGACGTGGTCGCCAAGCGTCATCGGGCGATCGCCGCCCAATGCGAGGCCCGTATCGGCGTGGCCGAGCTCGGCGAGCAGTATGAGCAAGCCAAGCTGAGGCGCCTCGAGGGCGGCCATTGGAGCTGGAACAAGGTTGGAATGGGCGTGGCGAGCGCCGCCGCGGTGGCGGGTGCCGCCTATGCCGCCAATCGCTGGTATCAATCGGGACGGCGTCGTCACGGCAAGGCCGAGGACGATTTCGAGCTTCGGCTGGAAACCGACGAGAATCTCCGCCTCATCTCATCCAGGAAGGTGGAGGGGACGCCGGTCGTCGGCCGCGATGGAGAGCGGCTCGGCACGATCCAGAGCTTTATGGTCGACAAATATACGGGCCGTGTCGCCTATGCGATCATGAGCTTCGGCGGCACCATGGGCTTCGGCCAGAGCCTCTTCCCCCTGCCATGGCCGCTGCTCGACTATGACGAGGCGAATGACGGCTACGGGCTCGACATTTCCAAGGACGAGCTGGCCGCCGCGCCTCGCTTCGAGCCCAATGAGGAACCCGAGTTCACGCCCGAATATCGGCGCCGGATCCTGGTCTTCTACCGCCCGTCCGACCTGACCGCGTCCACCCGCACGACCGAGCGTTCGTCGACGCGCACCGGCCGGACCGAAACGGCGAGCCCGGAAACCGCCCAGGCCCGCGAACCGGCCATCGAGGGAGCGTAG